A single region of the Rhodoligotrophos defluvii genome encodes:
- a CDS encoding enoyl-CoA hydratase/isomerase family protein, protein MPQFIKIDQDGDVATITLNRPEVLNAWHSAMRKELAAVLKEQDGDDKIRAIVLTGAGDRAFSAGQDLGEAKTFSSERAAEWIEEWRELYGTMRSLTKPIIAALNGVAAGSAFQVALLCDVRVGHAGSRMGQPEINSGIPSTLGPWLMKEMLGISRTIELTLTGRIMDGEECHRIGLIHYLVPQDQVMAKAMEVGRLLASKPPIAMRLNKRRFAEVTAAGFEDALQAGARIQKEAYGTGEPQRMMEAFFARTAEKRKAGGVHA, encoded by the coding sequence ATGCCGCAATTCATCAAGATCGACCAGGACGGTGACGTTGCCACCATAACCCTGAACCGGCCGGAGGTGCTGAATGCCTGGCACAGCGCGATGCGCAAGGAGCTCGCGGCCGTCCTCAAGGAGCAGGACGGGGATGACAAGATCCGCGCGATCGTCCTGACCGGCGCCGGTGACCGCGCCTTCTCGGCTGGGCAAGACCTCGGCGAGGCCAAGACATTCAGCAGCGAGCGCGCTGCCGAGTGGATTGAAGAATGGCGCGAGCTTTACGGCACCATGCGCTCGCTTACGAAGCCGATCATCGCTGCCCTCAACGGCGTCGCCGCTGGATCGGCCTTTCAGGTTGCGCTGCTATGCGACGTGCGCGTGGGTCATGCGGGCAGCCGTATGGGCCAGCCGGAGATCAACTCCGGCATTCCCAGCACCCTCGGCCCCTGGCTCATGAAGGAGATGCTCGGCATCTCGCGCACGATCGAGCTGACCCTGACCGGCCGCATCATGGACGGCGAGGAATGCCACCGCATCGGTCTCATCCATTACCTCGTGCCTCAGGATCAGGTGATGGCCAAGGCCATGGAAGTGGGGCGCCTACTTGCCTCCAAGCCGCCGATCGCCATGCGCCTCAATAAGAGGCGGTTCGCGGAAGTGACTGCTGCTGGCTTCGAGGACGCGCTGCAAGCCGGAGCACGGATCCAGAAGGAAGCCTATGGCACCGGCGAGCCGCAGCGTATGATGGAGGCCTTCTTCGCCCGCACCGCTGAAAAGCGCAAGGCAGGAGGCGTGCACGCATGA
- a CDS encoding enoyl-CoA hydratase/isomerase family protein → MEASLLYERQGPILNLTLNRPRRLNALDHELRQAIASAIENADADPGVRVVSLTGNGTRAFSAGQDLHESAALKPSDGPAWMAGWVRYFSAFARVTKPLVMAVNGVAAGGGLETALLGDIRIASRNARFLMAEADIGLPAIVGQHLLGIHLGLSRTTELVLTARTLTADEACEIGLVHRVVEEGDLPVAAAEQACELADKPPTAMQLTVGRFREVLLPALLDAEQASARYQSEAVATGEPQQAMQAFFTRRQERQPADA, encoded by the coding sequence ATGGAGGCGTCTCTCCTGTATGAGCGTCAGGGGCCCATTCTCAATCTGACGCTGAACCGGCCCCGGCGGCTCAATGCTTTGGACCATGAGCTGCGCCAGGCCATCGCCAGCGCCATCGAGAACGCCGATGCCGACCCCGGCGTCCGCGTCGTTAGCCTGACGGGCAATGGTACCCGCGCCTTCTCTGCCGGACAGGACCTGCACGAGAGTGCCGCCCTCAAGCCATCTGACGGCCCCGCTTGGATGGCCGGCTGGGTGCGCTATTTCTCGGCCTTCGCCCGGGTAACCAAGCCACTGGTCATGGCGGTGAACGGCGTTGCCGCGGGAGGGGGTCTCGAGACCGCGCTACTCGGCGACATCCGCATCGCATCGAGGAACGCCCGCTTCCTTATGGCTGAGGCTGATATCGGCCTGCCGGCCATCGTCGGCCAGCATCTTCTCGGCATCCATCTCGGCCTGTCCCGCACAACCGAGCTGGTGCTCACCGCGCGCACCCTGACGGCGGACGAGGCCTGCGAGATCGGGCTCGTCCACCGGGTGGTCGAGGAAGGCGATCTGCCGGTCGCGGCCGCTGAGCAAGCGTGCGAATTGGCGGATAAGCCGCCCACGGCCATGCAGCTGACGGTCGGGCGTTTTCGCGAGGTGCTGCTGCCCGCCCTCCTGGACGCGGAACAGGCCTCCGCCCGCTACCAAAGTGAGGCCGTGGCCACCGGTGAACCGCAACAAGCCATGCAGGCCTTTTTTACCCGCCGCCAAGAGCGGCAGCCGGCTGACGCGTGA
- a CDS encoding FAD-dependent oxidoreductase, with amino-acid sequence MIVVDKIYQIPIRMTVISGKAQGSGAVGQKVAVIGAGIIGVSCAFALQRRGMQVTLIDRLDPGEACSYGNAGVIATSSCLPLIMPGAIRNAPKWLLFKDGPLAIDWRHLPQTARWMASAVRYTAPAYVENTSRALRALHGGAVEDHFAQAREAACEDVLQRAPYLHVYETETDYRGDRKAWEMRRALGIAFEELDAAQLREVEPALAPIFVRGVRIEGHAIARNPGRLVKALAAAFAARQGRVVRSEVRAIRPTAGGVMLVTSEGEIEADQVVIAAGAWSAALAATLGHDFPLVAERGYHVGFANPGVALNHAVMFAERKMVGTSMEQGLRIAGTAEFSTVDRPPTPARAEAIERAAPRLFNGLNTAEPTRWMGARPSLPDTLPVIGRSHREPRLCFAFGHGHTGLTASATTARLIASIMAGDQPHIDITPFRTDRFPSRRNGRQPSGASLRAPAEPAAT; translated from the coding sequence ATGATCGTGGTTGATAAGATTTATCAAATACCAATAAGGATGACCGTCATTTCCGGCAAGGCACAAGGCTCGGGCGCCGTCGGACAGAAAGTCGCTGTCATAGGCGCCGGCATTATTGGCGTGTCATGCGCGTTTGCGCTGCAAAGGCGTGGCATGCAGGTCACTCTCATTGACCGGCTGGATCCGGGCGAAGCGTGCTCCTACGGCAATGCCGGCGTGATCGCAACAAGCTCCTGCTTGCCCCTGATCATGCCGGGTGCGATCCGCAACGCGCCGAAATGGCTCTTGTTCAAAGACGGCCCCCTGGCGATCGACTGGCGCCACCTGCCACAGACCGCGCGCTGGATGGCGAGCGCGGTGCGCTACACCGCGCCGGCGTATGTGGAGAACACCTCGCGCGCCTTACGGGCGCTGCACGGGGGCGCAGTCGAGGATCATTTTGCCCAGGCGCGGGAGGCTGCGTGCGAAGATGTGCTGCAGCGCGCGCCCTATCTCCACGTCTACGAGACTGAAACGGACTACCGCGGCGATCGCAAGGCCTGGGAAATGCGCAGGGCCTTGGGCATCGCGTTCGAGGAGCTGGATGCTGCGCAGTTGCGCGAGGTTGAGCCCGCGCTGGCGCCGATCTTCGTGCGTGGCGTCCGCATCGAGGGGCACGCGATCGCCAGAAATCCGGGCAGGCTGGTGAAGGCGCTTGCCGCGGCCTTTGCGGCAAGGCAGGGCAGGGTTGTGCGCAGCGAGGTGAGGGCAATCCGCCCGACTGCCGGCGGGGTCATGCTGGTGACCAGCGAGGGCGAGATCGAAGCGGACCAGGTGGTGATTGCGGCGGGAGCTTGGTCGGCGGCGCTGGCCGCAACGCTTGGTCACGATTTTCCGCTGGTGGCCGAACGCGGCTACCACGTCGGCTTCGCCAATCCTGGGGTCGCGCTCAATCATGCCGTCATGTTTGCCGAGCGCAAGATGGTGGGCACCAGCATGGAACAGGGCCTTCGCATCGCTGGAACCGCCGAATTCAGCACGGTCGACCGGCCGCCGACCCCCGCCCGGGCGGAGGCGATCGAGCGTGCGGCCCCCCGCCTGTTCAACGGCTTGAACACCGCTGAGCCCACCCGCTGGATGGGCGCGCGCCCCAGCCTGCCCGATACCTTGCCCGTGATCGGCCGTTCTCACCGCGAGCCGCGGTTGTGCTTCGCGTTCGGGCACGGCCATACCGGCCTGACGGCAAGCGCAACCACCGCAAGGCTGATCGCCTCCATTATGGCCGGCGATCAGCCGCACATCGACATCACCCCGTTCCGCACCGATCGCTTCCCGAGCCGCAGAAATGGCCGGCAGCCTTCTGGGGCAAGCCTCCGCGCACCCGCGGAACCCGCGGCCACATAG
- a CDS encoding IclR family transcriptional regulator, with amino-acid sequence MVAAKNRAQEAARRASPARGALEADPRLFVSGVDKGLRVLRAFYNAPNPLSLTEIAKLTGLGVSACQRFLYTLKMLGYVRQDGATRRYSLSAKVLDFGYAYLRNDHLVEQSFPYLLDAHKRTDETVNLTELDGSDVIYVSRFPSRNVISVGLVLGTRLPAFCTAPGRAMLAFMPQERAVAVLEGAPRQARTPYTVTDLDSILADLELIRQRGYAFSDQETYLGDISVAAPVRDHHGQVVAAVNVALATPRWSMDQARQAFAPIVMETARAISKVLGGA; translated from the coding sequence ATGGTCGCAGCGAAGAACCGGGCCCAAGAGGCTGCCCGTCGCGCATCGCCGGCAAGGGGCGCGCTCGAGGCAGATCCCAGGCTGTTCGTGTCGGGCGTGGATAAGGGCCTGCGGGTGCTGCGGGCCTTCTACAACGCGCCAAATCCCCTGAGCCTCACCGAAATTGCCAAGCTCACCGGCCTTGGGGTCAGTGCCTGTCAGCGGTTTCTCTATACGTTGAAGATGCTCGGCTATGTCAGACAGGACGGTGCGACCAGGCGGTACTCCCTCTCCGCCAAGGTCCTCGACTTCGGCTATGCCTATCTGCGCAACGACCATCTCGTCGAGCAGTCCTTTCCCTATCTGCTCGACGCCCATAAGCGCACCGACGAGACCGTCAATCTCACCGAGTTGGACGGCTCGGACGTCATCTACGTCTCGCGGTTCCCCAGCCGCAACGTCATCAGCGTCGGACTGGTTTTGGGAACCCGGCTGCCCGCGTTCTGCACGGCGCCGGGACGGGCAATGCTGGCCTTCATGCCGCAGGAACGGGCGGTCGCCGTTCTGGAGGGGGCACCGCGCCAGGCCCGTACGCCCTATACCGTCACCGACCTCGACTCCATCCTCGCGGATCTGGAACTCATCCGGCAACGGGGCTATGCCTTCAGCGACCAGGAAACCTATCTCGGGGACATTTCCGTTGCAGCCCCGGTGCGGGATCATCACGGACAGGTGGTCGCGGCCGTCAACGTCGCCTTGGCGACGCCACGATGGTCCATGGATCAGGCACGGCAAGCCTTCGCGCCGATCGTGATGGAAACCGCTCGGGCCATTTCGAAGGTGCTAGGCGGCGCGTAG
- a CDS encoding xanthine dehydrogenase family protein molybdopterin-binding subunit, with amino-acid sequence MDARQGGGEDKNSMITAADDPRSLRRVEDERFVTGKGRYVDDLPLAGQLFAAVLRSPHAHARIVSIATEAAEDVPGVRGVFTARDLLADGIGPLPCYMDLRSEEPLIVPPRYPLAIERARHVGDPVALVVADSREAAREALDHVDVDYDILDAVVDPRRALEDRAPQIWDEAPGNLAFHYKRGDFEKTAAAFAGAAHVVELSLVNNRIAAAALEPRTAVGAWDEASDRYLLTLSGASVHSIRRELADGVFRVPHDQIDLTVPDVGGGFGMKNVTYPEYALLLWAAKRLRRPIRWTAERVDEFTSGVHGRDNLTRVRLALDLDGRILGLWVETIANLGAYVSSGGPGSSTLAPTPAMGGLYAIPAIAMEVHGAFTNTAPIDAYRGAGKPEANYIIERILDVAAHRLGLDPVDLRRRNFIREFPYRNAMGAVIDSGRFADNLDRVLAAADQAGFAARKAQSAARGCLRGLGVACFLETARGQPNEEAWIRFAPDGTIELAVGTHSNGQGHETSFVQLVADRLGLPLDTFHFVQGDTRRVPRGGGHGGARSLHMGGTALLLAAEDMLRKARPIAARLLQAVPEDVTYTDGAFVCAPQPGGPARSIDLPSIARAVAQSGDEEPLEGHGANICDTITFPNGCHVAEVEVDPETGQVVLLRYVAVDDFGRLLNPLLTEGQVHGGLAQGIGQALMEHSVYDPESGQLISATFTDYAVPRGEDLPELDIRFVEVPTAANPIGAKGSGQAGAIAAPQTIINAIVDALRPFGIDHIDMPATPQRVWQAIQDAGRREAS; translated from the coding sequence ATGGATGCCAGACAGGGCGGCGGAGAAGACAAGAACAGCATGATCACGGCTGCGGATGATCCTCGTTCACTGCGCCGCGTAGAGGACGAGCGGTTTGTTACCGGCAAGGGCCGCTATGTGGACGATCTTCCCCTTGCAGGTCAGCTGTTTGCGGCCGTGCTGCGCTCGCCGCATGCCCATGCCCGGATCGTTTCCATCGCCACCGAGGCGGCTGAAGATGTGCCGGGTGTGCGTGGGGTGTTCACCGCGCGCGACCTGCTGGCGGACGGTATCGGCCCCCTGCCCTGCTATATGGATTTACGCAGCGAGGAGCCGCTGATCGTGCCACCGCGCTATCCCCTCGCCATCGAGCGGGCGCGCCATGTGGGCGACCCGGTCGCCCTGGTGGTCGCGGATAGCCGCGAGGCGGCGCGCGAAGCGTTGGACCATGTCGACGTCGACTACGATATCCTGGACGCGGTGGTCGACCCGCGTAGGGCGCTGGAGGACCGCGCGCCGCAGATCTGGGACGAGGCGCCCGGCAACCTGGCCTTCCACTACAAGCGCGGCGATTTCGAGAAGACCGCCGCCGCCTTTGCCGGCGCCGCACATGTGGTCGAGCTTTCGCTCGTCAACAATCGGATCGCAGCCGCAGCGCTCGAGCCGCGGACAGCGGTCGGTGCGTGGGACGAGGCGTCCGATCGCTATCTCCTGACCTTGAGCGGCGCCTCCGTCCACTCGATCCGCCGGGAACTGGCCGATGGGGTGTTCCGCGTTCCCCATGACCAGATCGATTTGACGGTTCCCGATGTGGGTGGCGGGTTCGGGATGAAGAACGTGACCTATCCCGAATACGCGCTGCTGCTCTGGGCGGCCAAGCGGCTGCGGCGGCCGATCCGCTGGACGGCGGAGCGGGTGGACGAGTTCACCAGCGGCGTGCATGGCCGCGATAACCTCACCAGGGTGCGGCTCGCCCTCGATCTGGACGGCCGTATCCTCGGGCTATGGGTGGAGACGATAGCCAATCTCGGGGCCTATGTCTCATCGGGTGGCCCGGGCAGTTCCACCCTCGCTCCAACACCGGCCATGGGCGGGCTCTATGCTATTCCCGCCATCGCCATGGAGGTGCACGGCGCCTTCACCAACACGGCGCCGATCGACGCCTATCGCGGCGCGGGCAAGCCCGAGGCCAACTACATCATCGAGCGCATCCTGGATGTTGCCGCCCACCGGCTCGGCCTGGACCCGGTCGATCTTCGTCGGCGGAACTTCATCCGCGAATTCCCGTATCGCAATGCCATGGGCGCGGTGATCGACAGCGGCCGGTTCGCGGACAATCTCGATCGGGTGCTCGCGGCCGCCGACCAGGCGGGCTTTGCCGCGCGCAAGGCGCAAAGCGCGGCCCGCGGCTGCCTGCGCGGCCTCGGCGTGGCGTGCTTCCTGGAAACGGCACGGGGCCAGCCCAACGAGGAGGCCTGGATTCGTTTTGCGCCGGATGGGACCATCGAGCTCGCGGTAGGCACCCATTCCAACGGCCAGGGGCATGAAACCAGCTTCGTGCAGCTGGTGGCGGACCGCCTAGGCCTGCCGCTCGACACCTTCCATTTCGTGCAGGGCGACACCCGGCGCGTGCCACGCGGCGGCGGCCATGGTGGGGCGCGCTCGCTGCATATGGGCGGGACCGCATTGTTGCTGGCTGCAGAGGACATGCTGCGCAAGGCCCGTCCGATTGCCGCACGGCTGCTGCAGGCCGTGCCCGAGGACGTCACCTACACGGACGGCGCCTTCGTCTGCGCGCCGCAACCGGGTGGCCCGGCCCGCAGCATCGATCTTCCCTCGATTGCCCGGGCGGTTGCGCAGTCGGGGGATGAGGAGCCTCTCGAAGGTCATGGCGCGAATATCTGTGACACGATCACCTTCCCCAATGGCTGCCATGTGGCTGAGGTGGAGGTCGACCCGGAAACCGGGCAAGTCGTTCTCCTGCGCTATGTGGCAGTGGATGATTTCGGGCGACTGCTCAATCCGCTGCTCACGGAGGGCCAGGTGCATGGTGGGCTGGCGCAGGGAATCGGCCAGGCACTGATGGAGCACTCGGTCTATGATCCCGAGTCGGGGCAGCTGATCAGCGCGACCTTTACCGACTATGCGGTGCCGCGGGGGGAAGACCTGCCCGAGCTCGACATCCGCTTCGTCGAGGTGCCGACCGCTGCCAATCCGATCGGCGCCAAGGGCTCCGGTCAGGCCGGCGCGATCGCCGCGCCGCAGACCATCATCAATGCCATCGTCGATGCCCTACGCCCCTTTGGCATCGACCATATCGACATGCCGGCGACGCCGCAGCGTGTCTGGCAGGCCATTCAGGACGCAGGCCGGCGGGAGGCTTCATGA
- a CDS encoding acetolactate synthase large subunit has protein sequence MNGADRLCDVLLANGIDVCFANPGTSEMHFVAALDRKPAMRCVLGLFEGVVTGAADGYARMAERPAATLLHLGPGLANGLANIHNARRARTPMVNIVGDHATYHLQHDAPLTSDIESLARPMSHWVGRAVRAEDVRQTVEQAYLAACTTPGIATMILPADAAWNSIAPEEIVPVAMPAPRPAPPDRIAQAVTALRSGRRAALLIGGAANRGKALQMAGRITQALGVDLFAQRSGRNEGGAGRVAPKPIPYRVDSAIAALSHLDVVVLCGATAPVGFFAYPGKPSTLLPEECEVVTLASLGEDLEATLAHLADALGVRPDAPVATPSLTTPDLPMPTGRLTADAVSTVIARLLPENAIVCDESITSGGAFHALAPGARPHEVLPLMGGAIGIGTPLAAGAAIACPDRKVVGLQADGSAMYTIQGLWTQARENLDVVTVVYSNRAYAILQDEMKNVGVNSFGRNASRMLNLDEPALDWLSLARSFGVDAARAETAEELDKLFSGALSNRGPFLIEAVI, from the coding sequence ATGAACGGTGCCGATCGCCTTTGTGACGTCTTGCTGGCCAATGGCATAGACGTCTGCTTCGCCAATCCCGGCACCTCGGAAATGCATTTCGTGGCGGCGCTCGACCGCAAGCCGGCAATGCGCTGCGTGCTCGGCCTGTTCGAAGGGGTGGTGACCGGCGCTGCCGACGGATACGCCAGAATGGCCGAAAGGCCGGCGGCCACGCTCCTGCATCTCGGACCCGGGCTCGCCAACGGGCTCGCCAATATCCACAACGCCCGGCGCGCCCGCACCCCGATGGTCAATATCGTGGGCGATCATGCCACCTATCACCTGCAGCATGACGCGCCGCTCACCAGCGACATCGAGAGCCTGGCGCGACCCATGTCCCACTGGGTGGGGCGCGCCGTGCGGGCCGAAGACGTACGCCAGACGGTCGAGCAAGCCTATCTCGCCGCGTGTACCACGCCTGGCATCGCCACCATGATCCTGCCGGCAGACGCCGCATGGAACAGCATCGCGCCCGAGGAGATCGTGCCGGTGGCCATGCCAGCGCCGCGACCGGCCCCGCCCGATCGGATAGCTCAGGCCGTCACTGCGCTGCGGTCCGGCCGCCGTGCCGCACTGCTCATCGGCGGCGCGGCCAACCGGGGCAAGGCCCTGCAGATGGCGGGGCGGATCACCCAAGCCCTCGGGGTCGACCTCTTCGCGCAACGCTCCGGCCGCAACGAGGGCGGCGCTGGCCGTGTCGCCCCCAAGCCCATTCCCTACCGGGTTGATTCCGCGATCGCGGCCTTGAGCCATCTGGACGTGGTTGTGCTGTGCGGGGCAACCGCCCCGGTCGGATTCTTCGCCTATCCGGGCAAACCCAGCACCTTGCTGCCGGAGGAATGCGAGGTGGTGACGTTGGCGTCGCTCGGCGAGGATCTCGAGGCAACGCTCGCGCATCTTGCCGACGCGCTCGGTGTGCGCCCGGATGCACCCGTGGCAACGCCATCCCTCACCACGCCCGACCTGCCGATGCCCACCGGCCGGCTCACTGCGGATGCGGTGTCGACCGTCATCGCGCGGCTCTTGCCGGAGAACGCCATCGTCTGCGATGAATCCATCACCTCGGGTGGCGCATTCCACGCCCTTGCCCCCGGCGCGCGGCCCCACGAGGTGTTACCGCTCATGGGCGGGGCCATCGGCATCGGCACACCGCTTGCCGCCGGCGCGGCGATTGCCTGCCCTGACCGCAAGGTGGTGGGGCTTCAGGCGGACGGCAGCGCCATGTACACGATCCAGGGACTATGGACCCAGGCCCGGGAGAACCTGGACGTCGTGACCGTGGTCTATTCCAATCGGGCTTACGCGATCCTGCAGGACGAGATGAAGAATGTCGGCGTCAATTCGTTCGGGCGGAATGCCAGCCGCATGCTGAACCTGGACGAGCCGGCGCTCGACTGGCTCTCGCTCGCCCGCAGCTTCGGGGTGGACGCGGCCCGGGCCGAGACCGCAGAGGAGCTGGACAAGCTGTTCTCCGGTGCCTTATCCAATCGCGGTCCGTTTCTCATCGAAGCCGTAATCTGA
- a CDS encoding NAD(P)/FAD-dependent oxidoreductase: protein MTGTSVVVIGGGQAGYQVCAQLRSEGFEGEIHLVAGEPAIPYQRPPLSKAYLLGKTSAADLVFRREEFYSANRIDLHLGVTAEAIDRSARTVLLSDGGRLPYDWVVLATGARNRALPVPGADLGNILYLRTIQDTDYLKERLHEARSVVVVGGGFIGLEFAAVASMLGKEVAVVEMMPRLMARAVPPAISTFFEELHRSHGVSLLLGDGVRAITGENGMAKRVETSSGRSLAGDLVVVGAGVLPNDDLARAADLAVRDGVLVDITLRTSDPSIFAVGDCARFPLPGGGDPIRLESVQNATDQGRHVARVIAGRDGEYEAVPWFWSDQYDIKLQIAGLSQGADRAVSRGDVAARRFSVFSFKAGRLIAVDSINSPGDHMAARKLLGAGLSITPEQAGDPAFDLRATAKAVSA from the coding sequence ATGACGGGAACGAGCGTAGTCGTGATCGGCGGCGGACAGGCGGGCTATCAGGTCTGCGCGCAGCTGCGCAGTGAGGGGTTCGAGGGCGAAATTCATCTGGTTGCCGGGGAACCGGCAATTCCCTATCAGCGTCCGCCACTCTCCAAGGCGTATCTCCTCGGTAAGACGAGCGCCGCCGACCTGGTGTTTCGGCGCGAGGAATTCTATTCCGCCAACAGGATCGACCTGCATTTGGGTGTCACGGCCGAGGCCATCGATCGGAGCGCCCGCACCGTGCTGTTGTCCGACGGCGGGCGCCTGCCTTACGACTGGGTCGTGCTCGCCACCGGCGCCCGCAACCGGGCCCTGCCGGTGCCCGGTGCCGATCTCGGCAATATCCTCTATCTCCGCACAATTCAGGACACCGATTACCTGAAGGAGAGGCTCCACGAGGCCCGCTCCGTCGTGGTGGTCGGCGGTGGCTTCATCGGCCTCGAATTCGCCGCAGTGGCGAGCATGCTCGGCAAGGAGGTCGCGGTGGTCGAGATGATGCCGCGGCTGATGGCCCGCGCCGTACCGCCGGCCATTTCGACCTTCTTTGAGGAATTGCACCGGAGCCACGGTGTCTCGCTGCTTCTGGGCGATGGGGTGCGCGCCATTACCGGCGAGAACGGCATGGCAAAGCGTGTGGAGACCAGCAGCGGCCGCAGCCTGGCGGGAGACCTGGTGGTGGTCGGCGCCGGCGTGCTGCCCAATGACGATTTGGCGCGCGCGGCGGATTTGGCGGTGCGCGACGGCGTGCTGGTGGACATCACGCTACGCACGTCGGACCCCTCGATCTTCGCCGTGGGCGACTGCGCCCGTTTTCCGCTGCCCGGTGGCGGCGATCCGATCAGACTGGAGTCGGTCCAGAACGCCACCGATCAAGGCCGCCATGTAGCAAGGGTGATCGCCGGGCGTGACGGCGAGTATGAGGCGGTGCCCTGGTTCTGGAGTGACCAGTATGACATCAAGCTGCAGATCGCCGGCCTCTCCCAAGGCGCAGACCGCGCGGTGAGCCGGGGCGACGTGGCCGCCCGACGCTTTTCCGTATTTTCCTTCAAGGCTGGGCGGTTGATCGCGGTCGATTCCATCAACAGCCCCGGCGATCACATGGCCGCCCGCAAGCTGCTCGGGGCCGGCCTCTCCATCACCCCGGAACAGGCAGGCGATCCGGCCTTCGATTTGCGCGCAACAGCGAAGGCGGTGAGCGCATAG
- a CDS encoding asparaginase, with amino-acid sequence MPDPIEIEVTRGNAVESRHLVAFAVTDADGKLVLSGGDIDQPDYPRSSVKAFQAIPLLESGAADTFGFDEADIALACSSHNGEPRQIGAVARMLSKAGVSETALECGADWPIYKPAADAMIKAGQVPRPIHNPCSGKHAGMLAYARHNGMPLAGYVRPDHPVQQAVEQALSAFCGVQASQAPRGIDGCSVPTWALPLRATALGFARLATGRGIGSGRAAAAARIIAAARAHPYMIAGTGRFDTDLMTAVPRVFVKSGAEGFLVASLPHAGLGIALKCLDGAPCGSTIAMAVLLRKLPIWTADEEACLANFATRPVLSRKGEMVGEIRAAP; translated from the coding sequence ATGCCCGATCCGATCGAGATAGAGGTGACCCGCGGCAACGCGGTGGAAAGCCGGCACCTGGTTGCCTTCGCAGTGACCGATGCCGACGGCAAGCTCGTGCTCAGCGGCGGCGACATCGACCAGCCGGACTACCCCCGCTCGTCGGTCAAGGCGTTCCAGGCGATCCCGTTGCTGGAAAGCGGTGCGGCCGACACCTTCGGTTTCGACGAGGCCGACATCGCTCTTGCGTGCTCGTCGCACAACGGCGAGCCGCGCCAGATCGGCGCCGTCGCGCGAATGCTGAGCAAGGCGGGTGTCTCTGAAACGGCGCTGGAGTGCGGCGCCGACTGGCCCATCTACAAGCCGGCCGCGGATGCCATGATCAAAGCCGGCCAAGTGCCACGACCGATCCACAATCCCTGCTCGGGAAAACATGCGGGCATGCTGGCTTATGCCCGCCACAACGGCATGCCCCTGGCCGGATATGTGAGACCGGATCATCCGGTGCAGCAAGCCGTCGAGCAGGCGCTGAGCGCGTTTTGCGGTGTGCAGGCGTCGCAAGCCCCACGCGGCATCGATGGTTGCTCGGTGCCCACCTGGGCCCTGCCCCTACGTGCCACCGCGCTCGGCTTCGCCCGGCTGGCAACGGGCCGAGGGATTGGCTCCGGACGTGCCGCCGCCGCAGCCCGAATCATCGCCGCGGCGCGTGCCCACCCCTATATGATCGCGGGCACGGGCCGCTTCGATACCGACCTGATGACCGCGGTGCCGCGCGTATTCGTGAAGTCCGGGGCGGAAGGGTTCCTGGTGGCCAGCCTGCCCCATGCGGGTCTGGGTATTGCATTGAAATGCCTGGACGGGGCACCGTGCGGATCGACCATAGCCATGGCGGTGCTGCTCCGCAAACTGCCCATATGGACGGCTGACGAGGAGGCCTGCCTCGCCAACTTCGCCACCCGGCCCGTGCTCAGCCGCAAGGGCGAGATGGTCGGCGAGATCCGCGCCGCGCCGTGA